DNA from Kineococcus mangrovi:
CATGACGACGGCCCGCGACCTCGTCGGCGCGGACGGGGGACCCGTCCAGGACGTCCTGTCCGCCGGGGCCGGTTTCGTCGACCCGGCGAGGATGCTCTCGCCCGGCCTGGTCTACGACTCCACCCCGGTCGACTGGCTGCGCTGGCTCGAGGGGTCCGGCGTCGAGACGGGTACGGGACTGGAGGCCGTCGACCCCAGCGACCTGAACCAGGCCTCGATCGCGGTCGGCGACCTCGTCGGCACCCGGACCGTGACGCGGTCGGTCACGGCCGTCACGGGCGGGTTCTACTACGCGCAGGCCGCCGTCCCCGGGTTCGACGTCAGCGTGCAGCCCAGCGTGCTGAACCTGCAGCCGGGGCAGACCGGGCGGTTCCGGGTGACGTTCACCCGCACCACCGCCCCCGCCGACCAGTGGACCACCGGGTCCCTCACGTGGACCGGCGGGGACCGGCTCACCGTCCGTTCGCCCGTGGCGCTCAAGGCGCTGACGCTCGGCGGGGTCCCGGCCGACCTCACCGCCCCCGCCTCCCGGTCCGGGTCGGTCAGCGCGACCGTGCTGCCGGGCACGACCGGCTCGCTCGACCTGACGACCACCGGGCTCGTGGCCGGGACCACGCGCAGCGGCCGCGTGGGCGTCGGTGCCGTCCGCGAGTTCCCCGTGACGATCCCGGAGGGGGCGACGTTCACCCGGTTCGACCTCGTCGGCCAGGTGGGTTCGGACGTCGACCTCTACCTCTACACCGACGGTGGGACCCTCGTGGCGCAGTCGGCCACGACCGCCGCGGACGAGCGGATCGACGGGTTCACCGAACCGGGCCGGTACGTGCTGCAGGTCTCCGGCTACACCGGCGCCGACGGCGCTCCCGACGCGGGGTACGCGCTCACCTCGTACGTGCTCGGGGCGGGCGGCGGCCAGGGCCGGTTCCGGGTCACCCCCGACCCGCTGCCTCTCGTCCAGGGACGCCCGACGACTCTCACGGCGTCGTGGAAGGGGCTCGACCCGGCCAAGCGCTACCTCGGGACGATCACCTACGGGCAGACCCCCCTGCGGACGGTCGTCGCCGTCGGCTGACCCGCAGCGGGCAGCGCGCCCCCCGGACCACGGCCCGGTCACCTCGCGGAGGTGACCGGGCCGTGCCGCGCCCGGACGGGGTCGGGCGCGGGTGGCCCAGGGCTGGCACAGTGGTCCGGTGCAGCAGCCAGGGACCCCCCGGGGGACTCAGCCCACCGACCAGCCCGCGCAGCCCACGAACACGGGGGCCGTCGCGGGGATCGTCGCCTCCGTCGCCGGACTGGTCGTCTCCCTCGTCATCGCCCCGCTGTCGATCGTCATGGGTCTGGTCGTCGTCGGCTTCGGCGTGCGGGCCCTGCGCACCGGGCACCCCGACCGCGGCTGGTGGACCGCCGCCCTCGCCCTGGCCGTCGTGTGCGTCGTCGTCGGGGTGGCGGCGACGGCCGTCGTGCTCGCGTGAACCCGCTCATCGTCGCCGCCGAGGTCGACGAGTCGACCCAGGAGACGTTCGACCGGCTGCGGCGCACGCACTTCCCGCCCGAACGGAACCGGCTCGCGGCGCACGTGACCCTGTTCCACGCCCTGCCGGGCGACGCGCTCGGCGACGTCCTCGACGCGGTCCGGCGCGCCTGCGCGCGGCCCGCGCCGACCGCGGAGGTCACGGGGGTCCGCTCGCTGGGGCGCGGCGCGGCCCTCGTCGTGGCGAGCCCGGGGCTGAGCGCGGCGCGCTCGGCCGTGGCCGGGGACTTCACCGGACGGTTGACCCGCCAGGACGCGCACGGGTTCTCCCCGCACGTCACGGTGCAGAACTTCGTGGAGCCGGCCGTGGCGCGCGCCACCGTCGAACGGCTCACGGCGGAGGTGGCGCCGTGGGGGTTCACCGTCACCGGCCTGTCCGTGCACCGCTACGCCGGCGGCCCCTGGGACCACGTCGAGACGGTCCCGTTCGACTAGGACTTGTTCCGCGGAGCAC
Protein-coding regions in this window:
- a CDS encoding 2'-5' RNA ligase family protein, which produces MNPLIVAAEVDESTQETFDRLRRTHFPPERNRLAAHVTLFHALPGDALGDVLDAVRRACARPAPTAEVTGVRSLGRGAALVVASPGLSAARSAVAGDFTGRLTRQDAHGFSPHVTVQNFVEPAVARATVERLTAEVAPWGFTVTGLSVHRYAGGPWDHVETVPFD